The genomic region CAACCCTACCATTCTTCAGCGCAGGATAGCGCTCCACCTTGGCTCCCGGAACCACGGGTTCTGGCTTAGAATCCAATATTTTAATCGCTGTTAAAATGGTATTAGACAAACATTGCATAAATAAGGGCCCACAATAGGTGTTGATAAGTAATAGATTTGATGCGCAAAAACGCTTTAGAACGGGGAATACCCTTCACGCAGCCATTTAGCAACATCCATTGCGTGATAAGTTATTATTATGTCGGCACCCGCTCTCTTTATTGCAGTAAGTATCTCAAATGTAACAAGTTTTTCATCAATCCAACCTTTCTCTGCTGCTGCCTTGACCATAGAGTATTCTCCGCTTACATTATATGCTGCAAGAGGATAGTGGGGATAATTCTCCTTGATCAACCGTATAACGTCGAGATATGCTAGGGCTGGCTTGACCATAAGAATATCAGCTCCTTCTTCAATATCCAAGAGAGCCTCCTTTAGTGCCTCCATTGCATTCCTTGGATCCATTTGGTAGCTCCTTCTGTCGCCGAACCGTGGAGCAGAATCTGCCGCTTCGCGGAAAGGCCCATAGAACCCGCTCGCATACTTGATGGCATAGCTCATTATGCCGACTTCACTATATCCCTCCTCGTCAAGGGCCTCACGGATAGCAGCAACCATTCCATCCATCATCCCAGATGGCGCTACGAAATCAGCTCCAGCTTCTGC from Pyrofollis japonicus harbors:
- the hemB gene encoding porphobilinogen synthase; amino-acid sequence: MPMFPQTRPRRLRLSKAIRDLVAETSISVNDLIMPIFVKDDIENPEPIDAMPGYYRYPVKDVVKIVGEALEHGIKAFLLFGVPKPEKKDHTGTPAYDPNGPVPQAIRLIRKEFGWEPLIFTDVCICGYTSHGHCGIPVEKHGRTLIDNDSTLDVIAKMAVVHAEAGADFVAPSGMMDGMVAAIREALDEEGYSEVGIMSYAIKYASGFYGPFREAADSAPRFGDRRSYQMDPRNAMEALKEALLDIEEGADILMVKPALAYLDVIRLIKENYPHYPLAAYNVSGEYSMVKAAAEKGWIDEKLVTFEILTAIKRAGADIIITYHAMDVAKWLREGYSPF